From a single Cupriavidus taiwanensis LMG 19424 genomic region:
- a CDS encoding Lrp/AsnC family transcriptional regulator: MTELDTTDRHLLSLLQANARESAANLARHLGIARTTVVARIARLERSGVIAGYGVRLGQRMEDNAILAYCGLSVQPKAAPAILRALQRLPEIEEVNSVSGPVDYLVAIRCDTHDRLDRLLDEIGMLDGVNHTTTSIVLARKLDRRRAAG, from the coding sequence ATGACCGAACTCGACACCACCGACCGCCATCTGCTTTCGCTGCTGCAGGCCAACGCCCGCGAGAGCGCCGCGAACCTGGCCCGGCACCTGGGTATCGCGCGCACGACCGTGGTGGCGCGCATCGCGCGGCTGGAGCGCAGCGGCGTGATCGCCGGCTACGGCGTGCGGCTGGGCCAGCGCATGGAAGACAACGCCATCCTGGCGTATTGCGGCCTGTCGGTGCAGCCCAAGGCGGCGCCCGCGATCCTGCGCGCGCTGCAGCGGCTGCCCGAGATCGAAGAGGTCAATTCCGTCAGCGGCCCGGTCGACTACCTGGTGGCGATCCGCTGCGACACACATGACCGGCTCGACCGGCTGCTCGACGAGATCGGCATGCTCGACGGCGTCAACCACACCACCACCTCGATCGTGCTGGCGCGCAAGCTGGACCGCCGGCGCGCCGCCGGCTGA
- the dapB gene encoding 4-hydroxy-tetrahydrodipicolinate reductase, with amino-acid sequence MNNPIRVAVGGVTGWAGGELARGVAHAAGMTLVAGLSRGAAGQTLAQLTGHAGTPGVAAASIEALGDTPYDVYVEYTKPGIAKHNIMQALAHGAHVVVGTSGLTDDDYAEIDAAARQAERGVLACGNFAITVVLLQKFAEMAARHLEHWEIIDYAKAGKIDVPSGTVRELAYRLGQVKAAAQAVPVDQVNGPKETRGATLSGTQVHAVRLPGYQLGVEVIFGADGQRLHLKHEAGDGSKPYVAGALLAIRKVHTVRGVVRGLDKVMEGL; translated from the coding sequence ATGAACAACCCGATCCGTGTCGCCGTGGGCGGCGTGACTGGCTGGGCCGGCGGCGAACTGGCGCGCGGCGTGGCCCATGCAGCCGGCATGACCCTGGTGGCCGGCCTGTCGCGCGGCGCCGCCGGCCAGACCCTGGCGCAGTTGACCGGCCATGCCGGCACCCCCGGCGTGGCCGCCGCCAGCATCGAAGCGCTGGGCGACACGCCCTACGACGTCTATGTCGAATACACCAAGCCCGGCATCGCCAAGCACAACATCATGCAGGCGCTGGCGCACGGCGCGCACGTGGTGGTGGGCACCTCCGGGCTGACCGACGACGACTATGCCGAGATCGACGCGGCCGCGCGCCAGGCCGAGCGCGGCGTGCTGGCGTGCGGCAATTTCGCCATCACGGTGGTGCTGCTGCAGAAGTTTGCCGAGATGGCGGCGCGCCACCTGGAACACTGGGAGATCATCGACTACGCCAAGGCCGGCAAGATCGACGTGCCTTCCGGCACGGTGCGCGAACTGGCGTACCGGCTTGGCCAGGTCAAGGCCGCCGCGCAGGCGGTGCCGGTGGACCAGGTCAACGGCCCGAAGGAGACCCGCGGCGCCACCCTGTCGGGCACGCAGGTGCATGCGGTGCGGCTGCCGGGCTACCAGCTCGGCGTGGAAGTCATCTTCGGCGCCGACGGCCAGCGCCTGCACCTCAAGCACGAGGCCGGCGACGGCTCCAAGCCCTATGTTGCCGGCGCGCTGCTGGCGATCCGCAAGGTCCACACCGTGCGCGGCGTGGTGCGGGGACTGGACAAGGTGATGGAAGGACTGTGA
- a CDS encoding chloride channel protein, with product MPDRDPNDPKPSASSSDAPGASPDLQAQPDAGTPPPDPRLLNQFSRRARVAAWRKSRQAGRISRTTLRYAVFMFGAGCVGLFSLVFAWIAEVALHWNRQLTQATPWLAFVMLPFGLAALRWLTIRLAPQARGSGIPQVIAAVTLPPSGPAQTLLVSLRQSMWKVVLTAAALLAGASVGREGPSVQVGAAAMLAWGRWCQEKLRFRIGFHPNALIAAGAAGGLAAAFNTPLAGVVFAIEELGRGTAVRWDRLVLSGVLTAGFLSLAVLGNNPYFVVKVPMLGLHEAWGPVLLCALVTGVLGGVFAKALKGGVPALLPAAWRDWPGRHPIWVAFGCGLVVAMLGWATAGATFGTGYEQAAALINGESHATLWFGLAKLAATVVSYFAGIPGGIFTPALAIGAGIGENVAHFVSGMAEPRVLALVSMAAFLAAATQAPITASVIVMEMTRTQDLTVFLLAASLLASFISRQFSPHPFYHQVGHTFRREALALARKAPAG from the coding sequence ATGCCCGATCGCGACCCCAACGATCCCAAGCCTTCCGCATCTTCGTCCGACGCTCCGGGTGCCAGCCCGGACCTCCAGGCGCAGCCCGACGCCGGCACGCCGCCCCCCGATCCCCGCCTGCTGAACCAGTTCAGCCGCCGCGCGCGCGTGGCGGCGTGGCGCAAGTCGCGCCAGGCCGGGCGCATCTCGCGCACCACGCTGCGCTATGCCGTGTTCATGTTCGGCGCGGGCTGCGTCGGGCTGTTCTCGCTGGTGTTCGCTTGGATCGCCGAGGTCGCGCTGCACTGGAACCGCCAGTTGACTCAAGCCACGCCGTGGCTGGCGTTCGTGATGCTGCCGTTCGGGCTGGCCGCGCTGCGCTGGCTCACCATCCGGCTGGCGCCGCAGGCGCGCGGCAGCGGCATCCCGCAGGTGATCGCGGCAGTCACGTTGCCGCCGTCGGGCCCGGCGCAGACGCTGCTGGTGTCGTTGCGCCAGTCGATGTGGAAGGTGGTGCTGACCGCCGCGGCGCTGCTGGCCGGCGCCTCGGTCGGGCGCGAGGGCCCGTCGGTGCAGGTGGGCGCGGCGGCGATGCTGGCCTGGGGCCGCTGGTGCCAGGAAAAACTGCGCTTTCGCATCGGCTTCCATCCCAATGCGCTGATCGCCGCCGGCGCGGCCGGCGGGCTGGCGGCGGCGTTCAACACGCCGCTGGCCGGCGTGGTGTTCGCCATCGAGGAGCTGGGCCGGGGCACCGCGGTGCGGTGGGACCGCCTGGTGCTGTCGGGGGTGCTGACCGCCGGTTTCCTGTCGCTGGCGGTGCTGGGCAACAACCCGTATTTCGTGGTCAAGGTGCCGATGCTGGGTTTGCATGAAGCCTGGGGGCCGGTGCTGCTGTGCGCGCTGGTCACCGGCGTGCTCGGCGGCGTGTTTGCCAAGGCGCTCAAGGGCGGCGTGCCGGCGCTGCTGCCCGCGGCGTGGCGCGACTGGCCGGGGCGGCACCCAATATGGGTAGCGTTCGGCTGCGGGCTGGTGGTGGCGATGCTCGGCTGGGCCACCGCGGGTGCGACCTTCGGCACCGGCTATGAGCAGGCCGCCGCGCTGATCAACGGCGAATCGCATGCGACGCTGTGGTTCGGGCTGGCCAAGCTGGCGGCGACGGTGGTGTCGTACTTTGCCGGCATCCCCGGCGGGATCTTCACGCCCGCGCTGGCGATCGGCGCGGGCATCGGCGAGAACGTCGCGCATTTCGTCAGCGGCATGGCCGAGCCGCGCGTGCTGGCGCTCGTATCGATGGCGGCGTTCCTGGCCGCGGCGACGCAGGCGCCGATCACCGCCAGCGTGATCGTGATGGAAATGACGCGCACGCAGGACCTGACGGTATTCCTGCTGGCGGCGTCGCTGCTGGCGTCGTTCATTTCGCGGCAGTTCTCGCCGCACCCGTTCTACCACCAGGTTGGCCACACCTTCCGGCGCGAGGCGCTCGCGCTGGCGCGCAAGGCGCCGGCAGGGTGA
- a CDS encoding Bug family tripartite tricarboxylate transporter substrate binding protein, whose amino-acid sequence MQNEPTKATAANKRRAWLAALAAGAGCALAIWGGTVQAAYPDHPLKLVVPYTPGGSTDQFGRALADGMSRQLGQTVVVENRPGAATMIGTTSVARAPADGYTMVLATNGSMVLNPMLYKKIQYDPPKDFRIFSIGAEAPLVVVTNTRVPANNIREFAAYAKAEGGKLNYASVGLGNALQLATEMLKTELGIGVTHVPYNGSAPALAALLANDVQLMVDVVSTSLPHIKAGKLKALAVTGRSRLDVLPNVPTVAESGYPNFQAATWFGLAVPAQTPPEAVARLQAAADHVLKDPQFRATFSALGLLVQPPRTQAEIDRYIEADRAHWGKVIKANNISLD is encoded by the coding sequence ATGCAGAACGAACCGACCAAAGCAACCGCAGCCAACAAAAGGCGCGCCTGGCTCGCCGCATTGGCGGCCGGCGCGGGCTGCGCGCTCGCCATCTGGGGCGGGACCGTGCAGGCCGCTTATCCGGACCACCCGCTCAAGCTGGTGGTGCCGTACACGCCGGGCGGCTCGACCGACCAGTTCGGCCGCGCGCTGGCCGACGGCATGTCGCGCCAGCTCGGCCAGACCGTGGTGGTGGAAAACCGCCCCGGTGCCGCCACCATGATCGGCACCACCAGCGTGGCGCGCGCGCCGGCCGACGGCTACACCATGGTGCTGGCGACCAACGGCAGCATGGTGCTCAACCCGATGCTGTACAAGAAGATCCAGTACGATCCGCCCAAGGATTTCCGCATCTTCAGCATCGGCGCCGAGGCCCCGCTGGTGGTGGTCACCAACACCCGCGTGCCGGCCAACAATATCCGCGAGTTCGCGGCCTACGCCAAGGCCGAGGGCGGCAAGCTGAACTATGCCTCGGTGGGCCTGGGCAATGCGCTGCAGCTGGCCACCGAGATGCTCAAGACCGAACTGGGCATCGGCGTCACGCACGTGCCCTACAACGGCAGCGCCCCCGCGCTGGCGGCGCTGCTGGCCAACGACGTGCAGCTGATGGTCGATGTGGTCAGCACCTCGCTGCCGCATATCAAGGCGGGCAAGCTCAAGGCGCTGGCGGTCACCGGGCGCAGCCGGCTGGATGTGCTGCCGAACGTGCCGACGGTGGCCGAGAGCGGCTATCCCAACTTCCAGGCCGCCACCTGGTTCGGCCTGGCCGTACCCGCGCAGACGCCGCCCGAAGCCGTGGCCAGGCTTCAGGCCGCCGCCGACCATGTGCTGAAGGACCCGCAGTTCCGTGCCACGTTCAGCGCCCTGGGGCTGCTGGTGCAGCCGCCGCGCACGCAGGCCGAGATCGACCGCTATATCGAGGCCGACCGGGCGCACTGGGGCAAGGTGATCAAGGCGAACAACATCTCGCTGGACTGA